The following coding sequences lie in one Meles meles chromosome X, mMelMel3.1 paternal haplotype, whole genome shotgun sequence genomic window:
- the FAM133A gene encoding protein FAM133A — MGKPDNRVAYMNPIAMARWRGQTQSTGPTIQDYLNRPRPTWEEVKKQLENKKKGSKALAEFEEKMNENWKKELEKSREKLLSGNESSSKKKEKKKKKKKKYCWFSSSSSSSDSSSSSDSENEEKKQGKKRKKKKNHSYKSSESSTYESESETKESVKKKKKSKDGTEKEKYIRSLSKKRKKTYPEDKPSSSESSSESDYEEGVQAKKKRRHEEREKSTEKAKKKKKKQHKKHSKKKKKKSGSSHKSG, encoded by the coding sequence ATGGGGAAGCCGGATAATCGAGTGGCCTATATGAATCCTATAGCAATGGCCAGATGGAGGGGCCAGACTCAATCTACAGGCCCAACAATACAAGATTATCTGAATCGACCAAGGCCTACCTGGGAAGAAGTgaagaaacaattagaaaataaaaagaaaggctcCAAGGCATTAGctgaatttgaagaaaaaatgaatgagaattggaaaaaagaactagaaaaaagtaGAGAGAAATTATTGAGTGGAAATGAGagctcttctaaaaaaaaagaaaaaaagaaaaagaaaaagaagaaatattgttgGTTTTCATCTTCTTCATCAAGCTCTGATTCTTCAAGCAGTTCTGATTctgagaatgaggaaaaaaaacaaggaaaaaagagaaagaaaaagaaaaatcattcataTAAATCATCAGAAAGCTCTACATATGAATCTGAATCAGAGACCAAGGaatctgtgaaaaagaaaaagaagtcaaaggatggcacagagaaagaaaagtatattAGAAGTCtcagcaaaaaaagaaagaagacttatCCTGAAGATAAACCCTCATCATCAGAGTCCTCATCAGAATCAGATTACGAAGAGGGAGTGCaagcaaaaaagaagagaagacatgaagagcgagaaaaatcaacagaaaaagcaaagaagaagaagaagaaacagcatAAGAAACAtagtaagaagaagaaaaagaagtcgGGTTCAAGTCACAAGTCAGgataa